The Argiope bruennichi chromosome 9, qqArgBrue1.1, whole genome shotgun sequence nucleotide sequence CATAAAGGTTAAATGAATCATGTTGCTCACTTCTTATTCACAGATTAAAAAGAACTTCATTAAAATCTTGCTCATCTTTTGTAATGTCACGAAGCGGCATTGTGCCAGAGGATTGCATTAGTCTAAGCAGGGGGAAATTATCTTTGTTTAAAATCGTATCTTTCTCATCTTCATAATTTgtcttttcttttgctttatattCAGGAGGTTTACCAAACTGTCATTTTTATGcggattatttttaatcaaaattattaaaacagttttaaaatgtagcaaacttatgtatgttacatttttttaaaccgtCTGTCACGTTAAATTAATCTAACGTGAGATTATGAAATTATAcatgcaattcgtttcttctcatTGATTTACATTCATATCTTCAAAGTTtagaagatatttcattttttaaagttttataataaatcttaagCTCAGATTCAGAAGAATAAACTTACAGAATTGTACTAGTTCTCATTGTTTGAGGTGTCTCGTAATATTTCTCCTTCCTTTCTCCTTTTGGTAAATGTCTGGCGATTTTTTGCGAACCGCTAATTAGTTACTAATCTTGTTAACTGCTTAACCATCTTGTGCGTGTATTGAATTATTCCTTTTCAAACTACGaaacaaacttttcaaaatacgattgaaaatcaatttacaaACACCTCAAGGTGCTCTCAGTTGAAGCCATATAGCAAATCATTTCCGAAGTGGAAGGTGTTATTTAATTAGGTGGTAAAAAAGAAAGGTAAATTAAGGAAAGAATTTCTTTCtacatcacatttttatttttgggaaTTCGACAAAATTCCTTACATTAAAACAGTTTAGGGTAGCGAGGGATTTTCTTTTCTCAAGGAATATTATCGATATCTCTAATTGAATGTCAGGCATAATTATACCTATctaaaaagtttccaaaaatgaAAGCACCTCAGAAATTTGCTAAGCATATTTATTTCTGGATAATGCCATATTTGTACGTTTAAAGAACTCTGTATTTCTATTTCTCTTAATTgcaaaagggaaaaataaatccCTCACTTTACTGTCttttaatacatcaaatttgaaaactaaatatttaaccaattaaaattcagaaaatctgCAAAAGAaagtaaagcaattttttaattgaattatcgCACAAAGTTTAATGTGTTTGTTTTGAGTACAGTTGCGACTTTCatttgaaaaagcaaaaacacccttatttattaaatctttcaataatattaaacatagaaCTTTCTAAATTTTGGAACACGTTTGTATTCGTTCATGAATTCAAGACATCAGAAGATTCATACTGGCGAGTGACTTTATTTTTGGCAAACTGAGATCCACTCTTTGGAAATTCTCAGAACAATCTTTAGTAATTTGTTTACCACTTTCTaccgtaaaatatttttgtcagtgTTACATACTGATCAAGACGTATATCTGAAGATGGCTGGACACTAAATACAACAATTTCTTCTGAGGCTtcaaacaatggaaaaaaatatttctggaagacTTCCAACCCTTTAAAAAAAGTGCCATTTTGGCCATTAGGAaggattccaatattttttaccTCACATCTCACAGTTAATGGCGTCACAAAACGTGTTCTCTGAATGACTTCATGAAGCTGAATGGATATACCGAATTACGTATATTCTACGAGTTCTACCAGCCAGTAGACGTTATATTTGGGGACAGTTGATTCATCATTTTGTAAAGCGTTTACAGTGGCGCCTGGTAAGCGTCACTATCTAATTATAAAACCACAGAATTACTAGATTGTGAAATAAATAGATAACGGTCCCTATTTAGAAACAGTCCGACACATCCGGCTCAACGAAAACAAACTGTGGACTGTTTCTTCCTTTGCTGCAATATGAAGAATTTCCCCTTGAATTTCTTGATTAAGTGTGTTGTtttgagatataaaattaaaatccatcATACCTGTTAATACTAATTGAATGATTGtagctttaattttttctattaattcctTGCAGATGGGTGACCTTTTAAAACACAAGCTTCAAAAGCGACCTGAAAGACAAGAGCTGATTCAGCAACATATCCTAGAAGGTATGcaatcttttcaattaatttcaaataattttcaaaaggaaTTCAAACACTGTTAATGAACTATACCTACATTTTAGGTatatatcatgtaaaaaaaattctctttttttatagatTCTGGTGTTGATTCAAATCTCCAAGACAAGCAACAGAAACAACTTAAGAACGGCATTTTAGCCGAAACTCTTGGTGGTGTGATATCACAAAGGCTGGGACCTATAGATTTAGTAAAAGGAAACATCCTGCATGCAGATGAACTGTTGGCTCAAGCCGTGCGAGGTAAGTTAGGAAAACGAACAGCCGTATTTTCTGAATGTTCCAATAACCGTCGTTCCACTAACTAAAGAAATAATAAGCCTTTCCCCAGTCCTATATCGTATATTTTCATGCGATTAATAAAATAGTTCCCATTTTGCTTCATGAGAACAGTACTTTCATAAGAGAAGGGAAGATCACGGTTTTAGGAATtcatttcagaatgaaattttgtatattagttGCTGCATTTAGGGTATGCAatcgttaaaatattaaagcataataACCAGCCAATTCCGAGAaaataacattcaatttttttagcacAACTTATATATTAGAACTTATTATTGCATTCATTCAGCAACGAAAGAACAGGTTGGCAACGCACTCGTTTAAAGGCCGGGAGTTTGGATGCGATCTCAGATgcgatgtattaaaaaaaatccaaaattatttcagattaacaatttatttttaattaagatgcctttatgcaaaaatattcatccacttgttatttgtattataattaaaatataattcaatataaatcattattgtagttaaaatatttggaacgtctacatattttaagataaatttcttaaattgtgtGCTatgtatagaataaatattaaaactattctaTTAATGAAGTCAGTTCATGCTCATTGGACATAAAGTGCGCAGTGACAATATAATTTgggaatttattctgaattttgcaATGGACCTTGACATTTCAGCATATAGTAATAAAACAATGCTCATTTACATTTGTCATGTGATTGTGACATCATTTGAACTGCCGTTATATAATATGCCTTATATCTCTTTCTGTCACCTGTTGAAAGTATAAGGAAGaataagcttaaaaattttatatctttccaaTATATGtctgctttaaaattattctttccgccaattattttgttaaaattttaattgcacgttaatttaataagttgcaaatttgttatagttttaaagcgccatataaaaaaaaacaattaccattagttttgtttaatttgtcaGGCTTTGCTTTTCCAGAAACGTTACCGTTCAAGAGCTCCTGCAACACTCCTTCGCCCAAACTGAAGACTACTTTGGACGAAGACAGCGGTAGTGATGGAGCTTTCTCACCATCACCCCCATATTATTTCAGCGAACATTCCCAAAGCAGGTGAGAGACTGCTTCAATCACTTTATATATTGGAtaataatatcaatgaaaatggtatttctttttaatgtaaatggtGTTTTCGCtaattatttaaggaataaatcacccatttcgaaatatatatttctgtataaaatacCGAAATTAGATATTCtatatctaaatatgtattttcatttttccgCATTATATTCGATGAAAAATTTTCCTGTTGCTCAGTTACTGATTTCGATGTGTTCCAGaacattatttttggaaaaatgataGTAGGCCATATACATAAGCAATTTACAAGCTGGAAAGTAGTTCCGGATTAGTATTAATGTtggaataattacaaaaaatcaaATCATCGAACGATAATTCTAATTCCTTTTATCAAAGAAGttattttacattctttagaAACTCAATCTATGGACTTTTAGTGTCCGTAATCGACAGATTCGTTTCGGAAATTTCAAtcagtaagaaataattttgctgaAATCTGATTCGAAATGGAATTCGCGTGATTTTCTTTCTGTAATGCCACATTGCGATATATTAATGTCTCTAAGATACTATTACAATGTGGAgacgttttaaaatatatatgtaatgttaaAGCAGTTGGCACTGCTTCTACCCAACAACGAATGAATACTTGTTTCGGGAGcttcttttttcaaatacatcTAAGTGATATCTTCTTCTgacattgatgaatttttctaaataagatGAATATACCAAATAaagtttgttttgattttatttgattatgcACGGATACTAAATTAGAATCCCTTTCTTGCAAGATTTCGAGGTTCTAtaagaaaattctcagttaatccTTTCTACTTTTGGTAGTTGATTTTCAGATcagttatttaagaattttttagaaatctgtAAAAAAAGCATAGTGGTGCACTCTAAAAGGTATGGTACCTGTTTTGGAAACtgaattaagcgaaattttagagTTTCTTCTTTCAAGTATAAGGCTGAACAAACAGCTTTGTAGAAACAGCCTGCATaactgaaatacattttttcaactaataattgttataatatgaaaatgtgatttttaatttggattaaCAGCTTGCCTTCGCTGGAAGCGAGCGAGGCCTCGCCGAACCCCAACCAGGGATCCCCGTGCTCCGGTGTCACTTCTTTTTCCATGTCACCCCCGAGTTCGGTGTCCTCTCCCCTGTCCGTCTTTCCGTCCGTCGTCTCGCCCCAGTCCACCAGCGACCAGCAGCGAGCCGAGTTCTTTGTCCAACAGTTGCAGCAACAGCAGCAACACAACCTCAAAGAGACCAGCTCAGTGCCCAGCAAAAACCGGAAGAAGACGAAGCCAAAGACTCAGCCCAAAGCCAGAACAATCAAATTCCATGAATACAGGGTGAGATCTCTTTTCCTGTGTAAGATATCTTTGAAAACAGGGTTTAAACTTTTAATGATGATCCGGCAGTAGAGTGAGCCAAGATGACTCAGATTTCGGGAAGAATCAGCTTGTTGACTGGTTTTCAAGTTTCAGCTCATGAACATACCATCTGAATAacataggaatttttttaatgttatttatagcTTATCGTATCTCTTCTTATCTCTGctgtttaattctatttaaatggtACATTTGTCTAAAGATTCACACTGATTAAATTATTCATACAAGAATAAGGTAAGTTAAGATTAATTGCAACAAGAATCCAATTAAAGGAGTTTACTGCAAAATACAAAACGcttttaatacgaaataaaagcgaaaatgaaaattctactataaatttaatgattggtaaaagtatgtgcttgaatgttttgatggactTTGAATTCTATCGTagcacttaaaaaatattttttcatatagtgtataaaattaaaaatattttcaaagttaaatgaaaaattgtacgaaaatgaaatttatgtatttaaaaaaggtATTTCTTTTAGTtgtaagataatacaaaaaaaaaacccttcttataagataattgttttaaaataagtgagTATCAAATTCCTTTCGCAAGTCATAACGATTACAGCaagacttaaaattaatataagggcgccaaaattgaaacattttggagCGATTTCTCGCCAAGTATAAGAATGgcaatttttattgcaactttaaaatcCGTTTGTTAGCATTTCTAGTATACACCAAGGATTGCAGATTTTTAGAGAACTTTTGATGATTGACACGATTTTGACGTGCTTGGCTGGAAACTGTAGATTAAATCTTATCTGGGAATGGTTAATCCTTTTTTCGCActtgattgaactttttgtttggtcttttttcattttttaatatcttctttcgTCTGACTGAATGCCATCTTTGATGACATGGCGAAATATCTCCATAAcgcatctaataatattttgtaacttcatTTAATTAACTAAGCGGAGCGTTTGATTCAGTATATCTACAAAAATGTTCAGTAAATGAAAAggtctgaaattcgtatgatttttgtctatatttgactgttgccactCGACACTTAGTAATAAGCTCGATTACTGTGTCACGTACCTTAACGTTTATATATATGTGGGTGTTTCTGAAGAGTATAAAAGGAATCTGCTCGTTTTTccaatagttttataaatataaacttttgttgattactgaaaaataatgatttttcactgttattgcataataaaaaaatcattattgaattaaaattcagatctaaaattcttcaaaatgattggTTTTACATTTAGCAAAAATTAAGATAagtcagaaaattttcttttatgtaaaggAATGAGCTTCCTAGATGACGCTAGTGTAAAATAATGTGCTTTTTTTAAGGCATTGAAACTGTATTGATGTTACTTTGTATTTATTAGCTTGCTGTgcaataatctttatactgttaTTTTCACAGCAGACTACATTCAGATACATTTGTCATTGTTTTCTTTTCAGCagtaaaatatggaaaattttctaattttaaacggAGCTGATTTTAAAACCTAATATTACATGCAGAAACTACTGCACATTTTAGTAAAcccaatttaaaagaaatgtttgataAAGAGAAAATGCTGATGTAAAATTATACTTGGTTTGTTGTTtggaaaagaatcaaaataatcgGTTCTCTAAAAATGAGAGTTTAATCGGCTTCGTAACTCTCCTCAGAACAGAAAACTGAGGATCCATCATTTTGAACAACTCTCCCGGCTTACAGTCTAAAAATAACTGACATTTTGCCGTGATTGGAATTATAAGGCGTCCCGCATGTATGGGCATccgctttttatttttatcctgttTACATTACTAATTGCCTAAAAGTGTTTGCGGATGTGTTATCCGCCTGGTtctcgttatttttttttctgacatccATTGCTTGGCACTCTCTCTGACAAATTATGATTAGATAATTAGAATTGTTTCTTTGTCTTAAAAATGCTTCTCTGAATGTTTATATTCAAAAGCAAATATCGATAATTTTAAACTcgacttcaaataaaaataattaattttaaccaaTAACGTAAACAAATCTGTTATTCAGTTAAAGCACATCATttgaagcatataaaaaaagcatcagtactaaatttttcaatggatttcaaaattcaaattataataataataagaactaTTAATGAAACATATGAACtaagtttaatttaatgaaaatgttttagaaaatgctcaaagcaatagttttaaaatccttattaGACATCTAATGATTCcaagatttttcaattaaaaataaatccattacTTTATTAAACTTATATTAGCCACTAAAAATGTCATagcttttgtttttaaagttcttaCAATCAATTACATATCTTGCAGGGTCCAGCTGATGCTCAGAAAAATGCCTCGAACTCGACTCCGACGACACTTTCAGAATCACATTCAGAACTCTGGCTTCATCAACAACAACTCTTTCTTCAAGTGCAACAAGCAGTCGTGCACTCCCAAGTTCACAACAGCCATGTCAGTGTAGTTCAGGTATTTACGTCActaattattactaaattaaaaagtataaattgtttttaaattgtaaacttttatttccttgtaataattctgaaattcttttcttttgcagAAACCCATCGGGGACCAAATAGGACAAACTGTCCAAAAACCGAATACAACGAACCCTACTCAGCAGTTGTTTGATGCTCCAAACTCTCCACAAAAGATTTTGTCTAACTTTGAAGATCTTAAAGGTATTTACTGTGaagagatattcaaattttcttgtttaataaatatatattcttacatATGACTTCATTCGCTAACTGATCTTACTTcacaaatttctgtaaatttataaattactttatcataaagtataatttaataaactttatttgtttAAGTCGTTAGATGTTCGCTAATAAAATACTTTGActtcaaatttaaatctgaatagtTGATAGTAGTCAAAagcttataatattaaatattttttcccaagaaTTTTTCATTGCAATTCCATCTTAACTATTAGcaaaaattcaatcttttattaTACTGTAGAATTACGTAACGTTTAAAAAGATTTCCAGTTATTTGCCTTGACAAATTTTCCGCCCTGTTAACGTGTACCCAGTAAATTTGAGCGTTATAGGAgacattctattatttttttttaaatcacgcaACTCTCACAATTCTCTTGTTCTTATCTCAGTGAGTGATTTGAAAGCTGAACTGAAGAAAAAAGGTCTTCCAGTTTCCGGTTCGAAACCACAGCTCATCAAAAGACTCAGAGCGCAAGTACCTTCCAGTAGCGAAACTCCTGCCATCACCAGCCCTATACCATCCAGCACTCCTGTCCTGCCAGATGTCACATCGCCTCAAACCATCACAGTTGACAGCATACTCCTGGACAATTTGCAAACCATTCCAACCTCTGAGGTATCAGTCAATCAGTCAGCTTCTACCATGGAACTGACTCCAGACACAATCAAGAGCCTGCTGAGTTCCATTGAATCTGACTCTATGTCCCCATCTGTCGTGACTTTGGACACAGAACCAGGGGTGAAATTGGATATAGGGGATCTTGCTGATTCTTCATCTACATCACTGTCCAATGAACATATCGTCCAGCTACAACAAATGTGGATTGAAAAGTTGCAGAGGGATTTAGAAAGGTATCTAACTATAAACCCTTAATTATCCCTTATTATGGAAAAATTTGCAATTCtattagtaaaatactttttgatcaatgatttacagtttaaaaatttcaatttcttcaagagttttttttttccgaagttagatgaaaatttaatattagtattcttatactaatatttaaatacatttctctttTGCCTTCTATTTGGTTTCGTGCTTTCGACCCCGATTAAGCATATCATATAATGCTATAATGTACTTATTGTTTTATTCGTTAAATGTGCATAAATTTCAACTGCACTaagtatttgcaaataatatttttatataaaataagttctGTTGTTCTTTATTTGTGGCTTGGGacctttttatcttattttttattcgtagaaaaagaaattgcaaatttttcatgCTGACTAGGTTTTAGTACaagatatgtttttaataaagtattgaaattttattgtatttacaatCAAGACTTAGCTTCAGAATAaagcaaagcttttttttatactGCTTTTCCCACAAACAGAAAATTAGCGAAATATTATGAACATTTCGGCGCAAaggttttaaaatagtataagcAATATGTTTATcacaatttgaagttttaaaatattttgctcctGAGATCacgttatcaaaaatatttaattggaatttttagcaTTCATTAATTTCGGCGAACGCACTGATCTCCAAAGGCAGTTAGttataaataaactgtaaaagaaattaattttccatgAACTTCTGCAGAAACTCGAgccatatttgtataaaattcctTCGTTTATTTTCAGATCTCGAAAACAGCTGCAACAATGCCAACTACCTGCGGTGACTTCTCCGGCTGTTATGAACTCTAAGACGTCCAACGCCACACCGAAAGATGCTTCTCCTTTGTCTAATAGTTTCAAAACTGATGATGCGGCTCAACTAGCCGAAACTAAATCGGCTCAAAGACAGATTATCCACCAAATCTTGCAGCAAAAAATTCAACAACAAGAGCTTCAAAAGGCTCAACGTCAGCAAGGTTGGCATACTTATTTCGAAGTTGCAATATATGCATAAtactgcattttatattttatttttaactttcaaatatctTTTCCTAACTAATGCAAGCTTTCATTTGTATCAAACTGAGCATCAAAATGTTcatgcattacatttttatacatcaacgaataaaatatttatcttataatcCTCTTTAAACGCAAAATTTATATTCCTATCTGTTAAACTTGCTTATTAattaaaaggtaaatttattGTCTAAGACCACTTTCTCATTCTTCAGAATTTTGTTGGACAAGTCTTTCATAGTACGTTTCAGGGTTAATATATCAAAACAGGTTGTTAACAGGGGAGAATCAGAAAGTAATAATGCTTATAAACctttatcagattttaaaaagtagtaaaatattaTAGTAGTTGATGTTCTTataaaacttgttaaaaaaaagagCACCTCCGGCACCTACATAAAGGTACATTCTTCTAACAGTTCTTGCGTACACGCGATCTAAACAATTTCAAGTGTCATCAAAATTGACTTTTTGAGGTGAATACACATGGTAGAAAGTAAGCAACccctttcagaaaaaaaatcacgaatcATCAAGTTGGATCTTCTAAGAAACTCAACCGTTCCTTTTAAGATAAACCACATATCAGAGAAATCTGTATTGAACCCTATTCTCAGAGCTAACGTGTGGTGTGGAGAAGTACCATCTAACTGCAACTGCAGTGTGCAAGTACTTTTCTTTATGTCGCACTATAGCACCGAACTCGGATCCATTACGGTTCCCTTTCGGTTATATGGATATACGAAGAAGAACGTGGAAATACTGCCAAAAGCAAATCATTCATTAGTTCCAAAGCAGTgcttattcagaaataattaaatatataggtAACTATTCAAACTTCTACTCTATAAAATGTAATCAATCCACGCGTTTATAAAAAATGCCTCGCCATACATCGCAGAAAATTTCCATCGATGAAGAATGGATATAATAGTTTCAATAGTTATCATTTTGACAACTGGTGCTTCTATCTAAATTACATCTATTACATCTTCTATCAAATTGCATTTCTCAAGAGAGAAAGATTTGATTATACTTGAAGAAGGGCCAAATTGCTGAATTCTAGAATGTCAGACACGATTTGTTTGAAGCTATCTTTAGAGTCCACGAATATTGTATAGAGGCCATTTAGTACATAAAAAGATTCGTTTTTTAGAATGCACTGCCATCTTTGAAATGTTGAGCTATGAAtctcatattttgatttttcatatattagCATAAAgggagttttaaaaataaaccaaaatgcagtttttttatcACTTGTATCATGTTATTTTCCTATCTTTTAAGTAAGGATCCTCTAATATGTAATCATTGAGAAATTCTATGAATACACTTCCTAGATTAATACCTAGATTTCGCAAAaggcattattttatttcttctagcAAAGTTAATAATGCGATTACATCCATCAAAACTCATCAGTATATAAAAGCGTTCCCCACTGCTGAGATACGCTATTCTTTGGGAAAATTTAACATAACACAAACTACTgcgagcaaagaattttattttcttgattgaTATTGCATTAACTATCTaagataatttaaactttttctttttcaagtttttcttttcttctttataaattcaCATTTGCAGTTGTTGAGCAGTCAAAGCGAACAACAGTATACacaattagcaaatttttttcaagtcatgGTGACTGATAATGAACACCCAGATAAATAcagaatgtattttcaaaaatctcataAACAAGGAACCTACCTCATAAACGATAAAAGATACgagacaaaattcaaataaaaatttctagcaCTCTCGATTTCATTCCTATAAGGAAAATTTACCTTACCCCCATTAATACATAAAACAGAAtgcaaataaagataatttttgtcaCGATTTCTAAAACTGTCATACAATAAAAAGTTGAAGAAAGAAACCGAGATACTTCCCTGTTTCAGGATCATTACAGGAGGATATTACAGGATCTCAAACAGATCTTCGTTGGCCATTATACACATTGCACTCGGGACTGGATTTCTAGCAGCATATTATGCAACATGACAGATGTTACGAAGGCACAAGCATCGATAATCCGTTATCGAAGATCCTGCAATGCTGGCGGTGGTATTGCATATATCTGAACTTTTATGTGTCCCCATAACGAAACGCTCAAAT carries:
- the LOC129983862 gene encoding myocardin-related transcription factor A-like isoform X2, giving the protein MNVDGSSDNSMCLLSSDAKVKSDNGDTLQRPIDKNKESLKVKLMLRRPLNQLVDQGILPSLKSPPAFHEQRQKLERAKMGDLLKHKLQKRPERQELIQQHILEDSGVDSNLQDKQQKQLKNGILAETLGGVISQRLGPIDLVKGNILHADELLAQAVRETLPFKSSCNTPSPKLKTTLDEDSGSDGAFSPSPPYYFSEHSQSSLPSLEASEASPNPNQGSPCSGVTSFSMSPPSSVSSPLSVFPSVVSPQSTSDQQRAEFFVQQLQQQQQHNLKETSSVPSKNRKKTKPKTQPKARTIKFHEYRGPADAQKNASNSTPTTLSESHSELWLHQQQLFLQVQQAVVHSQVHNSHVSVVQKPIGDQIGQTVQKPNTTNPTQQLFDAPNSPQKILSNFEDLKVSDLKAELKKKGLPVSGSKPQLIKRLRAQVPSSSETPAITSPIPSSTPVLPDVTSPQTITVDSILLDNLQTIPTSEVSVNQSASTMELTPDTIKSLLSSIESDSMSPSVVTLDTEPGVKLDIGDLADSSSTSLSNEHIVQLQQMWIEKLQRDLERSRKQLQQCQLPAVTSPAVMNSKTSNATPKDASPLSNSFKTDDAAQLAETKSAQRQIIHQILQQKIQQQELQKAQRQQGVNINNPPSTSSATNTNSTLTALLKSSPLNASSMDIGRIDLDLASITKPVTSFPGSIMSTQVQDSKNDVLAEDDFPTLSLQVDASSSQDDFPGVVPIFVCHSSGDALSPKATVLTAPTALSNRSSSLPSFSALRTAKPSPTRSNTDPQFQIARPPPNYNEATKQLKIKQHHLTPDGSDGNPRQSKKHKSSIKSQAVDDVLEILISNGELSPSAAQEPTTPVTPVTTHSESTSLPLFLPTSGQEPFFSKPLTTPLPPPTTAADLHLAASLQSLIDLTPPSSNSLDFDFPLDIAAMELEGLDGGQPETSSLDQSLSISLGQETKSSLDFVINKSTDLTNELLRSTESTDNQDRVTDRGIDNDMLIEWLGGYEESSTHSTASNNFPSSSSYEMAHDPLFSNGHDALDFFSGDDIDFKPQNDLNFLPWSENTT
- the LOC129983862 gene encoding myocardin-related transcription factor B-like isoform X3, giving the protein MGDLLKHKLQKRPERQELIQQHILEDSGVDSNLQDKQQKQLKNGILAETLGGVISQRLGPIDLVKGNILHADELLAQAVRETLPFKSSCNTPSPKLKTTLDEDSGSDGAFSPSPPYYFSEHSQSSLPSLEASEASPNPNQGSPCSGVTSFSMSPPSSVSSPLSVFPSVVSPQSTSDQQRAEFFVQQLQQQQQHNLKETSSVPSKNRKKTKPKTQPKARTIKFHEYRGPADAQKNASNSTPTTLSESHSELWLHQQQLFLQVQQAVVHSQVHNSHVSVVQKPIGDQIGQTVQKPNTTNPTQQLFDAPNSPQKILSNFEDLKVSDLKAELKKKGLPVSGSKPQLIKRLRAQVPSSSETPAITSPIPSSTPVLPDVTSPQTITVDSILLDNLQTIPTSEVSVNQSASTMELTPDTIKSLLSSIESDSMSPSVVTLDTEPGVKLDIGDLADSSSTSLSNEHIVQLQQMWIEKLQRDLERSRKQLQQCQLPAVTSPAVMNSKTSNATPKDASPLSNSFKTDDAAQLAETKSAQRQIIHQILQQKIQQQELQKAQRQQGVNINNPPSTSSATNTNSTLTALLKSSPLNASSMDIGRIDLDLASITKPVTSFPGSIMSTQVQDSKNDVLAEDDFPTLSLQVDASSSQDDFPGVVPIFVCHSSGDALSPKATVLTAPTALSNRSSSLPSFSALRTAKPSPTRSNTDPQFQIARPPPNYNEATKQLKIKQHHLTPDGSDGNPRQSKKHKSSIKSQAVDDVLEILISNGELSPSAAQEPTTPVTPVTTHSESTSLPLFLPTSGQEPFFSKPLTTPLPPPTTAADLHLAASLQSLIDLTPPSSNSLDFDFPLDIAAMELEGLDGGQPETSSLDQSLSISLGQETKSSLDFVINKSTDLTNELLRSTESTDNQDRVTDRGIDNDMLIEWLGGYEESSTHSTASNNFPSSSSYEMAHDPLFSNGHDALDFFSGDDIDFKPQNDLNFLPWSENTT